One genomic segment of Pleurodeles waltl isolate 20211129_DDA chromosome 11, aPleWal1.hap1.20221129, whole genome shotgun sequence includes these proteins:
- the ESS2 gene encoding splicing factor ESS-2 homolog, translating into MELAGSGGASGSRSLVAVKATDSTVAVRGQEQKTTRDNKKVLDEESYIESVQKIIQRDFFPDVEKLRAQNEYLDAEECGDLEKMRQIAIKFGSSLGKISRDSPAPYVTPATFETPETELGSPSLMNKLRSGNKVVTDGDAEKDENKASLPGLDDFLAKHTSEDNASFEQIMDVAEEREKMRNSWLHEAEEESLQKHQENMALPSAERQAIQSTQAGVDTWRYQAKNCLMYYPAGVPDLDDVFKKPRDVIHRNTRFLKDPFSQALSKSQLQQAAALNAQYKQGKVGPDGKELIPQDSPKVQGYGFVGTPSPIPGVEDSPLMTWGEIESTPFRLDGSETPYVDKSPGPAFKILEPGRRERLGLKMANEAAAKNRAKKQEALRRVTENLASLTPKGLSPALSPALQRLVNRTASKYTDKALRASYTPSPAHPGTPGSKTPTGRLHTPTVTPSPRNATRSPAAAQDPASITDNLLQLPKRRKASDFF; encoded by the exons AGCGTGCAGAAGATTATCCAGCGAGATTTCTTCCCAGATGTGGAGAAATTGCGAGCCCAGAATGAATATCTGGATGCTGAAGAGTGTGGTGACTTGGAAAAAATGCGACAAATTGCCATCAAGTTTGGCTCATCGCTGGGGAAGATTTCCAGAGATAGCCCAGCCCCAT ATGTCACCCCAGCGACTTTTGAAACGCCGGAGACTGAACTTGGCTCCCCGTCCCTGATGAATAAACTCAGAAGTGGGAACAAAGTTGTGACAGATG GAGATGCAGAGAAGGATGAGAATAAGGCTTCCCTCCCAGGCCTGGATGACTTCTTAGCCAAACACACCAGTGAGGACAACGCATCCTTCGAGCAAATCATGGATGTGGCTGAAGAACGTGAGAAAATGAGGAACAGCTGGCTGCACGAGGCAGAAGAGGAGTCCTTACAG AAGCACCAGGAAAACATGGCTCTGCCTTCAGCCGAGCGGCAAGCCATTCAGAGCACTCAGGCAGGCGTGGATACATGGAGGTACCAGGCAAAGAACTGCCTGATGTATTACCCCGCAG GTGTGCCTGATCTTGATGATGTGTTCAAGAAGCCCCGAGACGTGATCCACCGGAACACCCGTTTCCTGAAAGACCCCTTCAGTCAAGCCTTGAGCAAAAGCCAGTTACAGCAAGCAGCTGCCCTCAACGCACAG tacAAGCAGGGGAAGGTAGGGCCGGATGGGAAGGAGCTGATCCCTCAAGACTCTCCGAAGGTCCAAGGATATGGATTTGTCGGCACACCATCTCCCATTCCTG GTGTAGAAGACTCCCCGCTTATGACCTGGGGTGAGATTGAGAGCACTCCATTCCGGTTGGATGGGTCTGAGACACCTTATGTGGACAAGTCACCTGGACCAGCCTTCAAG ATCTTAGAGCCGGGACGCCGGGAGAGGCTAGGCTTGAAAATGGCCAATGAAGCAGCTGCCAAGAACAGAGCCAAGAAACAAGAGGCTTTAAGACGAGTCACAGAAAATCTGGCCAG CCTTACCCCAAAAGGGTTGAGTCCAGCCCTTTCTCCAGCCTTGCAACGCTTGGTCAATAGAACTGCCAGCAAATACACAGATAAAGCACTGCGCGCAAGCTACACCCCATCACCGGCACACCCAGGCACCCCCGGGTCTAAAACGCCAACGGGCAGGCTGCACACACCTACAGTAACACCGTCCCCGAGAAACGCTACTCGCAGTCCTGCCGCGGCACAGGATCCAGCATCCATCACTGATAACCTTCTGCAGCTGCCCAAAAGGCGGAAAGCATCAGATTTCTTCTGA